A genomic window from Desulfovibrio porci includes:
- the lepB gene encoding signal peptidase I, producing MKPSLLQQKARPQKPLWREYGEALLVALVLALLIRTFVIQAFKIPSESMLQTLLVGDHLLASKFAYGIKIPFTDTYVYKGDDPVRGDVIIFKYPNDPSVDYIKRIIGLPGDVIEVRNKQLYRNGQPVKESYIRFADPDGIEPVRDNYGPVTVPPNKYFVMGDNRDNSLDSRFWGFVDRSAIRAKAWRIYWSWGGLDDIRWGRIGQAIK from the coding sequence ATGAAACCCTCTCTGCTGCAACAAAAGGCGCGCCCTCAAAAACCGCTCTGGCGCGAATACGGTGAAGCCTTGCTGGTCGCTCTGGTTCTCGCCCTGCTGATCCGCACCTTCGTGATCCAGGCTTTCAAGATCCCCTCCGAGTCCATGCTCCAGACCCTGCTGGTAGGCGACCATCTGCTGGCCAGCAAGTTCGCCTACGGGATCAAGATCCCCTTTACCGACACCTATGTCTACAAGGGCGACGACCCGGTCCGGGGCGACGTCATCATCTTCAAGTACCCCAATGATCCCAGCGTGGACTACATCAAGCGGATCATCGGCCTGCCCGGCGACGTCATCGAGGTGCGCAACAAGCAGCTCTACCGCAACGGCCAGCCGGTCAAGGAATCTTATATCCGCTTTGCCGACCCGGACGGCATCGAGCCTGTGCGGGACAACTACGGCCCGGTCACCGTGCCGCCCAACAAATATTTCGTCATGGGCGACAACCGCGACAATTCCCTGGATTCCCGTTTCTGGGGCTTTGTGGACCGTAGCGCCATCCGGGCCAAGGCCTGGCGCATTTACTGGTCCTGGGGCGGGCTGGACGATATCCGCTGGGGGCGCATCGGACAGGCGATCAAGTAG
- a CDS encoding YifB family Mg chelatase-like AAA ATPase, whose translation MVIRLYSGGLEGVDAFPVEVEVDYVRQGLPGFSLVGLAETEVREARDRVFAALRACNFRLPPARITVNLAPAGQRKAGTGYDLPLAVGLLAAAGLIPPDKLSGLFFTGELSLTGSLKPVRGVLPLAILARRHEAAGLVTPPGNAAEAAVVPGLPVYAPRDLAQCAAFLAGAEALEARRPDETVASSVALPDFAEVKGQQAAKRALEIAAAGGHNLLMIGPPGSGKTMLAQRLPGILPPLSFEEALEVTKIYSVAGHLPPESGLVSARPFRSPHHTVSDVALVGGGRQPRPGEVSLAHRGVLFLDELPEYSKAALEALRQPLEDGVVTVARAARSVTYPAACMLVAAMNPCPCGYHGDPAHACTCRAEQLARYRNKLSGPLLDRIDLHVEVPAVPYADLRAATGGISSAEMRARVLAARAVQEERFAGLAIRCNAELSGGPLERHCALDAAGHGLMEAVMHRLGLSARAYTRVLRLARTIADLAGVESIRQEHLAEAVALRVLDRGVAER comes from the coding sequence ATGGTAATCCGTCTGTACAGCGGTGGCCTGGAAGGCGTGGACGCTTTCCCGGTGGAAGTGGAGGTGGATTACGTCCGCCAGGGCCTGCCGGGCTTCAGTCTGGTGGGACTGGCCGAGACCGAGGTGCGCGAGGCCAGGGACCGTGTTTTCGCCGCGCTCCGGGCCTGCAATTTCCGGCTGCCGCCGGCGCGGATCACCGTCAATCTGGCCCCGGCCGGACAGCGCAAGGCGGGCACCGGCTATGATCTTCCCCTGGCCGTGGGCCTGCTGGCCGCCGCCGGTCTGATTCCGCCGGACAAACTGTCCGGCCTTTTCTTTACGGGCGAACTTTCGCTGACCGGAAGCCTCAAACCCGTGCGCGGCGTCTTGCCCCTGGCCATTCTGGCCCGTCGGCACGAGGCCGCCGGTCTGGTGACGCCGCCGGGCAATGCGGCGGAAGCCGCCGTGGTGCCCGGTCTGCCGGTGTATGCCCCACGCGACCTGGCCCAGTGCGCGGCCTTTCTGGCGGGAGCCGAGGCCCTGGAAGCCCGGCGGCCGGACGAAACCGTCGCGTCGTCCGTCGCCTTGCCGGACTTCGCGGAGGTCAAAGGCCAGCAGGCCGCCAAGCGCGCCCTGGAAATAGCCGCCGCCGGAGGGCACAATCTGCTGATGATCGGGCCGCCGGGCAGCGGCAAAACCATGTTGGCCCAGCGTCTGCCCGGCATTCTGCCGCCCCTTTCCTTTGAAGAAGCTCTGGAAGTCACCAAGATTTACAGCGTGGCGGGCCATCTGCCACCGGAAAGCGGGCTGGTTTCGGCGCGGCCGTTCCGCTCCCCGCACCATACCGTATCGGACGTGGCGCTGGTGGGCGGCGGCAGACAGCCACGCCCCGGCGAGGTCAGTCTGGCCCATCGCGGCGTGCTTTTTCTGGACGAATTGCCGGAATATAGCAAAGCCGCCCTGGAGGCCTTGCGCCAGCCGCTGGAAGACGGCGTGGTGACCGTGGCCCGCGCGGCCCGCAGCGTCACCTACCCGGCGGCCTGCATGCTGGTGGCGGCCATGAATCCCTGTCCCTGCGGCTATCACGGCGATCCCGCGCATGCCTGCACCTGCCGGGCAGAGCAACTGGCCCGCTATCGCAACAAACTTTCCGGCCCGCTGCTGGACCGCATTGATCTGCACGTGGAAGTGCCTGCCGTGCCCTATGCGGATCTGCGCGCCGCAACGGGCGGCATCTCTTCGGCTGAGATGCGGGCGCGCGTGCTGGCCGCGAGGGCCGTGCAGGAGGAGCGCTTCGCCGGGCTCGCCATCCGCTGCAATGCGGAGCTTTCCGGCGGTCCGCTGGAGCGGCATTGCGCTCTGGACGCCGCCGGGCACGGGCTGATGGAGGCGGTCATGCACCGTCTGGGGCTTTCCGCGCGGGCATACACCCGTGTGCTGCGTCTGGCCCGGACCATTGCGGACCTGGCGGGCGTTGAAAGCATCCGCCAGGAACATCTGGCCGAAGCCGTGGCCCTGCGGGTGCTGGACCGCGGCGTTGCGGAACGTTGA
- a CDS encoding Hpt domain-containing protein, whose translation MSEEVLDWKEAIARVLNKRELYVKLLGKFIETERDSPAKVEQALQNGDTETARQLVHSTKGAAANLGAKALAAAALELEMAIKAGADTGPAMNRFDSAVTDTLVTMSAFMSQ comes from the coding sequence ATGAGCGAGGAAGTTCTGGACTGGAAGGAAGCCATTGCCCGCGTGCTCAACAAACGTGAACTCTACGTCAAATTGTTGGGAAAATTCATTGAAACGGAGCGGGACAGCCCTGCCAAAGTGGAACAGGCCCTGCAAAACGGCGATACGGAAACAGCCCGCCAGCTGGTGCACAGCACCAAGGGCGCGGCCGCCAATCTGGGGGCCAAGGCTCTGGCCGCCGCCGCGCTGGAGCTGGAAATGGCCATCAAGGCCGGCGCGGACACCGGCCCGGCCATGAACCGCTTCGATTCCGCCGTGACGGATACGCTGGTGACCATGTCGGCCTTCATGTCCCAGTAG